In Candidatus Methylomirabilota bacterium, a single window of DNA contains:
- a CDS encoding DNA-3-methyladenine glycosylase I encodes MTRRCAWVGGDAAMVRYHDREWGVPRHDDRRLFEFLVLEGAQAGLAWSTILRKRATYRRAFDRFDPRKVARYGAADVRRLLGDAGIVRNRAKIVAAIANARAFLDVRREHGSFDAYVWRFVGGAPIQNAWRSRRRVPAETATARALSRDLRARGFGFVGPTICYAFMQAVGLVNDHTTDCFRWRAVARLGR; translated from the coding sequence CTGACGCGCCGCTGCGCCTGGGTCGGCGGGGACGCCGCGATGGTCCGCTACCACGACCGGGAGTGGGGCGTGCCGCGGCACGACGACCGCCGGCTCTTCGAGTTCCTGGTGCTCGAGGGCGCCCAGGCCGGCCTCGCGTGGTCCACGATCCTCCGCAAGCGCGCGACGTACCGCCGCGCCTTCGACCGCTTCGATCCCCGGAAGGTCGCGCGCTACGGCGCTGCGGACGTGCGGCGCCTGCTGGGCGACGCGGGCATCGTCAGGAACCGCGCGAAGATCGTCGCCGCGATCGCGAACGCGCGGGCGTTCCTCGACGTGCGCCGCGAGCATGGGAGCTTCGACGCCTACGTGTGGCGGTTCGTCGGGGGCGCGCCCATCCAGAACGCGTGGCGCTCGCGACGCCGGGTGCCCGCCGAGACGGCCACGGCGCGCGCGCTGAGCCGGGACCTCCGGGCGCGCGGCTTCGGATTCGTCGGCCCGACGATCTGCTACGCTTTCATGCAGGCCGTGGGGCTGGTCAACGACCACACGACCGACTGCTTCCGATGGCGCGCGGTCGCGCGGCTCGGACGCTGA